The sequence ATGATTCACATTCTAATTATTCAAATATGGAAATTAACATAACAGATTGAACTGCTTTGGTGTTGATGTTAGTGTGACTTTGAGGCGCTCACCCAAGTAAAaatggagaagaaggagaacgCGATGCCGGCGCGGGCAGCGTCGGCCCCCTGGTTCAAGGGCAGCTCGTCTGGAGTGGTGCGGCTCCACTGGTTAGCCAGGAAGCAAAAGCTGACAAACCACATGAACGTCCAGAAACCTGTAACCACAGAATAGCCTAGTTCAGTGCAgaactgaaaaacaaatgttgCCCATAACAACAGCGCAGGACAGCATAGCATAGCAACTaatttcagtcagtcagtcagccattGTCAATTGTGACTCAGATTCTAGACATGGGTAAGGCCACTGGCTGACCTCATTCatttctgtgttcatgtgtttcagcCTTCTGCAATCTCTCAAAATAAGGAATGTCTTGTTTTGAAAGGGAACCTGCGGAATACTGGTTCAGCAGTGGTGACTTAAAGGCCTTAAGCACAATATTTTAGGCACGATCATTTTTCCATGTAGGACAGTCATATTACGAGTTATGGCCAGTGCTCTGTTTTAACATAATTGTCCTTTTTTATTGTACTGTCTTTGATAGTGCattcataagcacacacacacacacacacacacacacacacacacattcatttccatTAGAAAAGCAAATGCATTAGACACAGCACACAAGCCAAGCCATGAACTGACAACTCTGATTTACAATCCCAACCCTTTCATGCGTGACAGCCCAATTCTGTTAGGAGGATGACATGTTGGTGTATATGTTTAACATATTTCAGAATGCTGTCTAGCAGCCAGTGTGGCTCCGAAGGAAGAAAAGTGGAACTTGAGGGTAGACACAAAAGTTCCCATTCAGTGGTCCATTCACACCACAGATACACCATGTTTCCCGCTGCTCTTATCTGACTAGAGGTCTGGGAGAGGTGCTTTACCTGAAAAGCCGATCTCAACCATCACTGCCTTCTTCCTGTCCTTGATGCTGCTGATCTGCTGGAACTTCATGtccaagaaaaggaagaagaggcaTCCCAGGAAGGCTATGATGCCAGTGGTGATCCCGAAGTTGCAGGCATCGTTGTTCTTGTTGTAGACGCAGTACAGTCTCTCGCTCCCAATGTTGATGTAGCCCTCGTTCACGATAGACCCAAACACCACAATAGAGAAAATCTGCAAAGACGATGCAAAACTATTTGGGCTTGCAAAGTAGAGCAGAAAATATTTTATGAATAGCACTTGAGTCCATAGTGATCTAGGCCTAGTGATTATGTGGGTCTCACAATGGCAGTGTTCACTACATAAATACTTAGACATGGAAATACAGGAGACTGATGGGAAATGGGATGGCTGGAGATCACATGACACAGTTGATAGATGGACTGTTTGATGGATCCACATGGACGTGATGTGTCATCTGAAAGGCCAGTTTCAGTTGAGAAATCTTAGCTGCCCTCTTTTCATTATGTTGTAGCTAACTGTTATCTGCTAACagttttaatgtttttaatgtatattttaCCACCATGCTGGTGATCTGATGATAAAACTGCCTCAAACAGCATGACCAGTAGTGACTGTTAAGTACTAACTGGATCAGACTTTCTCTAAATGGTCTTACCAATTGTTAGTCTATTCATGTTGAAAATAATACTTTGTGAACCCATTGTATGCACATTAAACAGTCATCCTGCTACGGTTTCCCAAAAATACACTTAATTACAGAAAAGACAGGCCAAACTCCTGTTCCTAAGAATGCATGGGGGTCAGGGTTTTACTCAGGCTAAATAGGCCTGGTCATTTTTTCAGGTCATTAATTCCCTAAATATTACATTTCATGATCACAAATCCGAAATAAATTAGTCCTTATAGGAACCACATAGGCCCTACACAAAGGATTTATGATAGCATAACCTGAAAGAATTGGTTCTAGTTTCTAAGTTGTACTGTTCTGGAGCTAAAGATGCATGGAAGGCTTTGAAGTTTTGACCTCATTGTATTTGGTCACAAAGAACTGGAATATACAATTGCTTGCAAGCCCCTTTTGATATCTAACAATAGACAGAGTTGTACAGTATCAACAAGTGAAGAGATTCATATTCACTCACAGTCTTCACAGAAATCATAGCTACCTTTAACGGGCTCCCATACGTATATCAATAGACAAAATATTGGTTATTAGTGTCGTTGtgtgcaaagaaaaaaagattag is a genomic window of Clupea harengus chromosome 1, Ch_v2.0.2, whole genome shotgun sequence containing:
- the syngr3a gene encoding synaptogyrin-3a, with the protein product MDGVGSFGAGRAGAVFDPIAYIQQPTTILRLVAWIFSIVVFGSIVNEGYINIGSERLYCVYNKNNDACNFGITTGIIAFLGCLFFLFLDMKFQQISSIKDRKKAVMVEIGFSGFWTFMWFVSFCFLANQWSRTTPDELPLNQGADAARAGIAFSFFSIFTWAGLTVRAVQKFLLGTDMSLFTTEHLDGNATIQPYPAGTGAETTDTYQSPPFTENLDSTAPYQVPIY